In the Clostridia bacterium genome, one interval contains:
- a CDS encoding DUF2149 domain-containing protein: MDGGLRRRRRWPEEEVNPLEGTINIVDAMLVFACGLMLALALYWNVDLGPQGERVNLTRGREVTEVPEIRNDLIETQGQGKLYQRMGTVYKDPETGQLFMLTESGQE, translated from the coding sequence GTGGACGGGGGACTGAGGAGGAGAAGACGCTGGCCGGAGGAGGAGGTTAACCCGCTGGAGGGTACCATCAACATCGTGGACGCCATGCTGGTCTTTGCCTGCGGGCTGATGCTCGCCCTGGCGCTGTACTGGAACGTAGATCTGGGCCCCCAAGGAGAGCGGGTTAACCTGACCCGCGGGCGGGAGGTGACGGAAGTCCCGGAGATACGTAACGATCTGATTGAAACCCAGGGCCAAGGCAAGCTTTATCAGAGAATGGGCACGGTCTACAAGGACCCGGAAACGGGGCAGCTGTTCATGCTGACCGAGAGTGGGCAGGAATAG
- a CDS encoding stalk domain-containing protein translates to MTGAVLAILLLAASFSLSIPSVALAKSDTLEITGDGVTNPVTFTREDLEQMEQHQYLYSAINTWPTKKWYVGKGVKLWDLLLKAGIKQGEAKLLRFYATDGYMVTLTFKELFQDKRYRFPNFKTGGDADGHVPGDPSGQVEVPALVALLSVEGSDNPKYMNDLNTFLLMLGQRAVTEQTGNLFVKYLNKIEVLTTEPEKWDAPQANPPPGLVPPGTMVTLSNLHMDDDKIYYTLDGSTPTLESPMYNWIASRWWAARADALGTVNRPIGPINEDTTIKAVTIGPGKLDSDVVTFHYRVAEAPDRPAEAVPPQKVVRLAVGRVEAEVDGASYTLEAAPFVDPGSGRTLVPLRFVSEALGAGVSWDPESRRITVTEGGKEIVLRLGSAEVEVNGAKQTIDCAPAALPPGRTFVPLRFVSEALGAKVDYEAGSGQVLITR, encoded by the coding sequence TTGACGGGGGCCGTCCTGGCCATCCTGCTGCTTGCCGCCTCGTTTAGCCTGTCAATTCCATCAGTGGCCCTGGCCAAATCGGATACCCTGGAAATTACCGGAGACGGGGTCACCAATCCGGTAACCTTTACCCGTGAAGACCTGGAACAAATGGAGCAGCACCAGTATCTGTACAGCGCTATCAACACCTGGCCCACCAAGAAATGGTATGTAGGAAAAGGAGTCAAATTGTGGGATCTGCTTCTAAAGGCGGGGATCAAACAAGGTGAGGCCAAGCTGCTCCGGTTTTACGCCACCGACGGTTATATGGTGACGCTTACTTTTAAGGAACTGTTCCAGGACAAGCGTTATCGGTTCCCCAATTTCAAGACCGGCGGCGACGCCGACGGGCACGTCCCCGGCGATCCCTCGGGCCAGGTGGAGGTGCCGGCCCTGGTCGCCCTCCTCAGTGTGGAGGGAAGCGACAACCCCAAGTACATGAACGATCTGAACACCTTCCTGCTAATGCTGGGGCAGCGGGCGGTTACCGAGCAGACGGGGAACCTGTTCGTAAAGTACCTCAACAAGATCGAGGTGCTCACCACCGAGCCGGAGAAGTGGGATGCCCCGCAGGCCAATCCGCCGCCGGGCCTGGTTCCGCCGGGCACCATGGTGACGCTGAGCAACCTCCATATGGACGACGACAAGATTTACTACACCCTGGACGGCAGCACCCCCACCCTGGAGAGCCCGATGTACAACTGGATCGCCAGCCGGTGGTGGGCGGCCAGGGCCGATGCCTTGGGAACCGTCAATCGCCCCATCGGCCCGATTAACGAGGATACCACCATAAAGGCCGTCACCATCGGCCCGGGCAAGCTGGACAGCGACGTGGTTACCTTCCACTACCGGGTGGCCGAGGCGCCGGACCGGCCGGCGGAGGCCGTGCCGCCGCAAAAAGTCGTCCGGCTTGCCGTCGGCAGGGTGGAAGCCGAGGTTGACGGCGCTTCCTACACCCTGGAGGCGGCGCCTTTCGTGGACCCGGGCTCGGGACGCACGCTGGTGCCGCTGCGCTTCGTGAGCGAGGCCCTGGGGGCGGGTGTCAGTTGGGACCCGGAGAGCCGGCGGATAACCGTCACCGAGGGGGGTAAGGAGATCGTGCTGAGGCTCGGGTCGGCCGAGGTGGAGGTCAACGGCGCCAAGCAGACCATCGACTGCGCTCCGGCAGCGCTTCCGCCCGGCCGTACCTTTGTTCCCTTGCGCTTCGTGAGCGAAGCCCTGGGGGCCAAGGTGGATTACGAGGCGGGCAGCGGTCAGGTCCTGATTACCCGGTAA
- a CDS encoding S-layer homology domain-containing protein gives MGGRGNSRGHRLLSIILRITLIIGLAAGLFGLSAPAPAQAEEPAIDVLYEGTVTLTPGETFTVIAYNSSVAYTVYETTPLGALQAAAAAGGFTYDVTDKKYADSGVLLLDNVGSYPYVKGGSKWYAYVNGVHKDGYDSRDQALNLLQLADADRVEFYYAAGIANPDDFEAVKAAATAAVKTVVSVEGAGGGGGGAPADWTLELAGAKETTVTRSFFEQALACSSSGHQVSWTDGDGNVWTGVPLWLLVAMVDDDPDVGTYHFNFNDDLAAQHYEVNVISSDGWTATFDSADIARNNGYIVANTLNGEPLPLQTDSGKPCWPLHLKGSAVFGGQQVGGIVRIELSGLPQPSEGWTLELVGDVGDTITQEEFEEALACQHSGHYREWTDKDGKVWSGVPLWVLLGAVDDIEPGNHWTFNDQRAQAGYTVKVEAADGYSKTFASADVARSDNYIVANKCNGEPLTGSSAPLRLVGPGVTEADGSLGGSAVGGIVRIEIPELQTPAAAPGSWNLSLTGKISDVISQAEFEAGLACPASGHLAEWTDKDGNVWSGMPLWLLAGWVDDRQPHGYNFSQAMAGYKVLVKAGDGYTKEFAGADIAQSNDYILANRCNGQPLSGSAWPLRLVGAGVAREDGSLSGASVGNVVEIELTEFGSALPIPQLHIVKYGPDRTTVIQERTIDYRWMEQNLPVIGDGQKIYRFEGVTFNPNDLWDPEEKCPAGFKISNAVKGTRLSDLCDLVGGMGAGTEVVLVASDGYETRLPYSSVYPDPSVRARQGDAILAWWADGKYVPYYDEGMRLFFTPEDGIYGQWDMHETLPEKYWHYYYSDGIRYPSCAGLSAKWVTEIRVYSVPEGDWTLELDGQGIGGLRYEVSKTYFEQALACQFGANHKATYTDPEGRVWEGMPLWFLAGFVDDADQHSDNAFNDELATGGYRVVITATDGHSVSIDSREIIRNSNYIVANSLDGQPLPDEDWPLRLVGPAVGGQTSIAKIAGISLVPSVPAGAVTLELSRSEASVGETVTASGTAPPDSWVPLKVTDAAGSILVFDATRAGADGSYSIEFVIPPKASGTLTVTVGEGTDVATGSLTVVPAGTVAKPMAWPPGGTVPPGTRVTLKTATQGADIYYTLDGTAPTEASTKYTGSITINPPVTLKAIAVRTGWQDSEVLTVQYSLAEPITGNEVAVERSKKNLAVTEQTQGTVRIAVPDEVKDATISVTGLLKEPDPVSGAVTTGPLPASLNIEVTDTAVSPAPIKVSIPRGTTVSGPAEWNGTINVPRVEPAQSVKVEADPGKKAKVHTVIEVGYEDVPLTFDKAVRLVIPGQAGKEAGYYRGGKFTKIPSLPSGARDDQAWADTNLPSGGDGKMSVGPDLVIWTKHFTKFVTYTQTSISTGGGGDGGGGVPSPAPVTSTTGAANVNPAAGGTISLGDEAAIVIPANALSGSQAVEVKIEKVSAPPAPPAGHRLVGSVYEFTVDGKPTYSFAKKVTITLSFDASALSEGETPSIHRYDEGLGRWVDLGGRVAGNSISVEVEHLSKYAVMVAVRAPQPQASFSDTAGHWAEDSIKELVGLGVIGGYPDGTFRPDNKITRAEFAALLVRAFKLEGQGGKVFADTAGHWAQDAIATAAHHGLVAGYNADTFGPDDPITREQLAAMMVRAARLSPVSAEMSFKDGGSISGWARAAVATAVKSGIIKGYPDNTLRPQGHATRAEAVTVVLKALQK, from the coding sequence GTGGGAGGAAGAGGAAACAGCCGGGGGCACCGGCTTCTGTCGATCATCCTGAGAATTACCCTGATCATAGGCCTTGCGGCGGGCTTGTTCGGGCTTTCGGCCCCTGCGCCGGCTCAGGCGGAGGAGCCGGCGATCGACGTTCTTTACGAGGGCACCGTTACCCTGACCCCGGGCGAGACCTTTACCGTGATCGCCTACAACTCCAGTGTGGCCTACACGGTGTACGAAACCACGCCCCTGGGGGCCCTGCAGGCCGCGGCCGCGGCCGGCGGCTTCACCTACGATGTGACCGACAAGAAGTACGCGGACTCGGGCGTTCTTCTTCTGGACAACGTAGGGAGCTACCCTTACGTAAAAGGGGGCAGCAAGTGGTACGCCTACGTCAACGGCGTTCATAAAGACGGCTACGACAGCCGCGACCAAGCCCTGAACCTGCTCCAGCTTGCCGATGCTGACCGCGTGGAGTTCTACTATGCCGCCGGCATTGCCAATCCCGACGACTTTGAGGCCGTTAAGGCGGCGGCCACCGCGGCGGTGAAAACGGTGGTCTCCGTGGAGGGGGCCGGAGGAGGTGGCGGAGGCGCACCTGCCGACTGGACCCTGGAGCTGGCGGGCGCCAAGGAGACCACGGTGACCAGGTCCTTCTTTGAGCAGGCCCTGGCCTGTTCGTCTTCGGGCCACCAGGTTTCCTGGACCGACGGCGACGGCAATGTCTGGACGGGCGTGCCGCTCTGGCTGCTGGTGGCCATGGTCGACGACGACCCTGATGTCGGCACCTACCACTTCAACTTTAACGACGACCTCGCCGCCCAGCACTATGAGGTTAACGTCATATCCAGCGACGGGTGGACGGCCACCTTCGACAGCGCCGACATCGCCCGCAACAACGGATATATCGTGGCCAATACGCTGAACGGAGAACCGCTGCCCCTCCAGACCGATTCGGGGAAACCGTGCTGGCCGCTGCACCTGAAGGGTTCGGCGGTGTTCGGCGGGCAGCAGGTGGGTGGCATCGTCCGCATCGAGCTCTCGGGCCTTCCCCAGCCTTCCGAGGGATGGACCCTGGAGCTGGTGGGCGATGTAGGGGACACCATCACCCAGGAGGAGTTTGAAGAGGCGCTGGCCTGCCAGCATTCGGGCCACTACCGGGAGTGGACCGACAAAGACGGCAAAGTCTGGTCCGGCGTGCCCCTGTGGGTGCTGCTGGGGGCGGTGGACGACATCGAGCCGGGCAACCACTGGACCTTCAACGACCAGCGGGCGCAGGCCGGCTACACGGTGAAGGTGGAGGCCGCCGACGGCTACAGCAAGACCTTTGCCAGCGCGGATGTAGCCCGAAGCGACAACTACATCGTTGCCAATAAATGCAACGGTGAGCCGCTTACCGGTTCGTCGGCGCCCCTGCGTTTGGTGGGTCCCGGCGTTACGGAAGCCGACGGCTCCCTGGGCGGCTCGGCCGTAGGCGGCATCGTCAGGATAGAAATCCCCGAACTGCAAACACCCGCGGCCGCGCCCGGTAGCTGGAACCTCAGCCTGACCGGCAAGATCAGCGACGTTATTTCCCAGGCCGAGTTCGAGGCCGGCCTGGCCTGCCCGGCCTCGGGACACCTGGCCGAGTGGACCGACAAGGACGGCAACGTCTGGTCAGGCATGCCGCTTTGGCTCCTGGCCGGCTGGGTGGATGATCGCCAGCCGCACGGGTACAACTTCAGCCAGGCCATGGCCGGCTACAAGGTCCTGGTCAAGGCCGGGGACGGCTACACCAAGGAATTTGCCGGCGCGGATATAGCGCAGAGCAACGACTACATCCTGGCCAACCGGTGCAACGGCCAGCCGCTTTCCGGTTCGGCCTGGCCCCTGCGCCTGGTGGGCGCCGGCGTGGCCAGGGAGGACGGGTCCTTAAGCGGGGCCAGCGTGGGCAACGTGGTGGAGATCGAGCTGACCGAATTCGGGTCCGCCCTGCCCATTCCCCAACTGCACATCGTCAAGTACGGCCCGGACCGCACCACGGTGATTCAGGAGCGGACAATTGATTATCGCTGGATGGAGCAAAACCTTCCGGTGATAGGCGACGGGCAGAAAATCTACCGCTTCGAGGGCGTCACCTTCAACCCGAACGATCTGTGGGACCCGGAAGAGAAGTGCCCGGCCGGCTTTAAGATTTCCAACGCGGTGAAGGGCACGCGCCTCTCCGACCTCTGCGATCTGGTGGGCGGCATGGGCGCGGGCACCGAAGTGGTGCTGGTGGCCAGCGACGGCTACGAGACCCGGCTGCCCTACTCCTCCGTTTACCCCGACCCGTCGGTGCGGGCCCGCCAGGGTGATGCCATTCTGGCCTGGTGGGCGGACGGGAAGTACGTCCCGTACTACGACGAGGGGATGCGCCTGTTCTTCACCCCCGAGGACGGCATCTACGGCCAGTGGGACATGCACGAGACCCTGCCGGAAAAGTACTGGCACTACTACTACAGCGACGGCATCCGGTATCCATCCTGCGCCGGTTTATCGGCCAAGTGGGTCACGGAAATCAGGGTCTATTCCGTGCCCGAGGGAGACTGGACGCTGGAGCTTGACGGTCAGGGTATCGGCGGCCTCCGGTATGAGGTGAGCAAGACGTACTTCGAACAGGCCCTCGCCTGCCAGTTCGGCGCCAACCACAAGGCCACCTACACGGATCCCGAAGGCCGGGTCTGGGAGGGAATGCCGCTTTGGTTCCTGGCCGGGTTCGTGGATGATGCCGACCAGCATTCCGACAACGCCTTTAACGATGAACTCGCGACGGGTGGCTACCGGGTAGTGATTACGGCGACGGACGGCCATTCGGTGAGTATCGATAGCCGGGAGATCATCCGCAACAGCAACTACATTGTGGCCAATTCCCTCGACGGGCAGCCTCTGCCCGACGAGGACTGGCCGCTGCGGCTGGTGGGCCCGGCGGTCGGCGGGCAAACCTCGATCGCCAAGATCGCCGGCATCAGCTTAGTCCCGTCAGTCCCGGCCGGGGCGGTTACCCTGGAACTCAGCCGGAGCGAAGCGTCCGTAGGCGAGACCGTAACCGCATCGGGTACGGCACCTCCCGACTCCTGGGTGCCCCTCAAGGTGACGGACGCGGCCGGCTCCATCCTGGTGTTCGACGCCACGAGGGCCGGCGCCGACGGCAGCTACAGTATCGAGTTCGTGATCCCGCCGAAGGCCTCGGGTACACTCACCGTGACCGTCGGGGAGGGGACCGACGTGGCCACCGGGAGCCTGACCGTAGTCCCGGCCGGAACCGTGGCCAAGCCCATGGCGTGGCCGCCGGGGGGCACGGTACCACCCGGCACTCGCGTGACCCTCAAGACCGCTACCCAGGGTGCGGACATTTACTACACCCTGGACGGCACTGCCCCGACTGAGGCGAGTACGAAGTATACCGGGTCGATTACTATTAACCCGCCGGTTACCCTAAAGGCCATCGCCGTCAGGACCGGCTGGCAGGACAGTGAAGTCCTGACGGTGCAATACAGCCTCGCCGAACCCATAACCGGAAATGAGGTGGCGGTAGAGCGCTCCAAGAAGAACCTGGCGGTGACCGAACAAACCCAGGGAACCGTAAGGATAGCCGTACCCGACGAGGTGAAAGACGCGACCATCAGCGTCACCGGACTCCTGAAGGAGCCCGATCCCGTATCCGGCGCCGTGACCACCGGGCCTTTGCCTGCCTCTCTTAACATCGAGGTCACCGACACTGCCGTGAGTCCCGCGCCCATAAAGGTGTCCATACCGAGAGGAACCACCGTCAGCGGCCCGGCAGAATGGAACGGGACCATCAACGTGCCCAGGGTGGAGCCGGCCCAATCGGTGAAGGTAGAGGCGGATCCCGGGAAAAAGGCCAAAGTGCATACCGTAATTGAAGTCGGTTACGAGGACGTACCCTTGACCTTTGACAAAGCCGTGCGGCTGGTTATCCCCGGCCAGGCAGGAAAGGAGGCGGGATACTACCGGGGCGGCAAGTTCACCAAGATCCCCAGCCTGCCGTCCGGCGCCCGGGACGACCAAGCCTGGGCGGATACCAACCTACCGTCCGGCGGGGACGGCAAGATGAGCGTCGGACCCGACCTGGTGATCTGGACCAAGCATTTTACCAAGTTCGTTACCTACACGCAGACTTCCATCAGCACCGGCGGCGGCGGAGATGGCGGAGGTGGCGTCCCCAGCCCGGCGCCTGTGACCTCCACCACCGGAGCGGCGAACGTCAATCCGGCCGCCGGCGGAACCATCAGCCTGGGGGATGAGGCCGCCATCGTAATCCCGGCCAATGCCCTCAGCGGTTCACAGGCGGTGGAAGTGAAAATCGAGAAGGTGAGCGCGCCTCCGGCCCCGCCGGCGGGCCATAGGTTGGTCGGCAGTGTATACGAGTTTACCGTAGACGGAAAACCCACCTACAGTTTTGCCAAGAAAGTAACCATCACCCTCAGCTTCGATGCCAGTGCCCTTTCCGAAGGTGAAACTCCCTCCATACACCGCTACGACGAAGGCCTGGGCCGGTGGGTTGATCTCGGCGGCCGGGTAGCGGGCAACAGCATAAGCGTGGAGGTAGAGCACCTCAGCAAATACGCCGTAATGGTAGCGGTAAGAGCGCCGCAGCCGCAGGCGAGCTTCTCGGACACTGCCGGGCACTGGGCGGAGGACAGCATCAAGGAACTGGTAGGCCTGGGGGTCATCGGCGGCTACCCGGACGGGACTTTTAGGCCCGACAACAAGATCACCCGGGCCGAATTTGCCGCCCTTCTGGTAAGGGCGTTCAAGCTTGAGGGCCAGGGCGGCAAGGTCTTTGCCGACACGGCCGGGCACTGGGCGCAGGACGCCATAGCCACCGCCGCCCACCACGGTCTGGTCGCGGGCTATAACGCCGACACCTTTGGGCCGGACGACCCCATTACCCGGGAGCAGCTGGCGGCCATGATGGTCAGGGCGGCCAGGCTGAGCCCGGTGAGCGCGGAAATGTCCTTTAAGGACGGCGGCAGCATCTCCGGCTGGGCCA